The Pigmentiphaga aceris DNA segment GCCGATCACGCACGGTGCCGGCTGCACGGCCATTCCGATGCTGTCCAAAGGCGGCACGACCATTCTGCAGCCCGGCTTCGAGGCCGAGGCCGTGCTGAAGGCCATCGAGACGCACCGCGTCACACACCTGTGGCTGCCGCCGACCGCGATCTACATGCTGTTGACGCATCCGTCGCTGCACAAGTATGACTACTCGTCGCTGAAGTACTTCATGTATTCCGCCGCGCCGATGTCGGTGGATAAGCTCAAAGAGTGCATCGCGGTCTTTGGCAACGTCATGGTGCAGGTCTACGGTCAGGCCGAGGCCCCCATGTTTGCGACCTGCCTGAACAGCGCCGAACATGCGATTGCTGAAGACGGCACTCACCGCCTGGCAAGCTGCGGCAGGCCCATGGTCTTCACCCCATTGGAGATCATGGATGAGGACGGCAAGCTGCTTGGCCCGAACGAGCGTGGCGAGGTGGTGCTGGGCGGAAACCTGGTGATGGCTGGGTATTACCAAGACCCGGACGCTACCAAAGAAGCCATGGCGCACGGCTGGCTGCACACCGGCGACATTGGCTACAAGGACGAGCAGGGCTACGTGTTCCTGATCGACCGCAAGAAGCGCCTGATCATCACCGGTGGCTTCAACGTCTACCCCGGCGAAGTCGAGCGTGTGTTGCTGGGCCATCCGGCCGTGCAGGATTGCGCGGTGGTCGGCGTGCCTGACGAGAAATGGGGCGAGGCAGTGAGGGCCGTGCTGGAACTCAAACCCGGCGCATCGGCCGATGCGGAAGAAGTCATCCGCTTCTGCAAGGACCAGCTGGGGCCGGTGAAGTCACCCAAGACCGTGGAGTTCCGCGACAGCCTGCCGCGCACCTCGGTCGGCAAGGTGGACGCCAAGGCGATTCGTGCGCCGTATTGGGAAAGTACGGGCCGCATGATTTAAGCGGGTCTGATCTAGGCGGGTCTGTCTTAAGCAGGTCTGTCTTAAGCAGGTCTGTTTTAAGCAGGCCTGTTGATACGTCCGGTGCGCAAGGTACCGGACGTTCACTGCACTTGCCGCCACGGCATGCACCGTGGACTCACGCCGCCCGGGCGTGGCGGGGCATCAATAACGCATCCGTTATATCAGCGACCCGGTTTCTTGAAATCGGCGTCTATCCACGAGGTGGCGCTGTTCACGTTCAGCTTGAACCCCGGCGACACACTGACCTGGGCCAGCTGTTCGTCGTAGGCGTCAAAGGCCGTCAGCAGCGCATAGGGTTCATATTCGTCGGGCACGATATCCAGCGTGACCCGAACGCGCCCGGCGTCGGTATTGATCACCACGTTCTTGTGCATGATCGCGTGCAGTTGCTGCTCGTGGCGGCGCAGCACTTCGGCGGCCGTCTTCACCAGCGTATTGAACGCAGCGGTGTCCAGCGGCTTGGGGTTCTTCTTGTCGCGGCCCATGGTCCACGGACCAACCAGCGCCGGTTCGGCTTCGCCGTCCTTGGTCATGGACACCGCCCAGCCATCATCGTCTTCATTCTTGATGACCTGCGCCGTCCAGCCCACATCGCGCCAGGTGCGCGGCGAGTGAATCACATCGGGTGTGGACGTGTCTTCGTCCTGGTCTGATGATGGGTCGATGGAAGAAAGGGCTGGGTCGGGATGCGAAGAAGTCACTGCGTGGCGGGCTCTCGGTCTGGTCGATGAAGATACGCGAAGAACCGATGATTTTACCCGCCATTCGATGCTAGAGCGACCCGCTGCGTCGCATCGGTCATAGTTTTGTCCGGATCATTGCGTTGGGCGGCAGGGCGTGGCGCGCAGATCTCGAACAGGGTGTCAGCGCAAGCGGCGTCATGTGCGTTATGGTCCACACCTCGTTGCCGATTTACGTTCTTTCTGGAGATGTCATGAGACGTGTTGCCACCGCATGTGGCTTGTTTTTGCTGCTGCTGAGCGTGGTGTTGCTGGTGACGGCAATCAATACGCCGCGCTACACCGATGCTGCGGCATTTCGTCAGGGTGTGGATGCGCTTGCTGCGATCGAGGCCAGGGAATCTACGGCCCATGCTGCGGCGATGCAGAAAGACCTGCAAAGCATGACAAAGGATGAGGACCAGAAGCTTCGGCTTCGCATGCAAGCCACCTATGACGACCTGGAAAAGAAATATCACGGCTTGCTCGACACCTACGAAAGCAATAAATCCAAGCTTCTGGATTACGGCGGTACCGCGCTGGTGATGGCGCTGGTGCTGCTGATGGCCGGTGTTTTCAGCCGAACACCATCGAGGCGCGTGCAGTTGCATCTGTGCCTGTTCGCCGCAGCCTTGCTGACGTTTGGCGCGTTCGTGTTCGGATTCTGGTTGTGGCTGGCACGCGAGCAAATTTCGCCCTGGGGGGCATTGCCTGCGCCTTACCTGGTGCTGGGCGTGCTTGGATTCGGGTTGGTGCCGGCCATCTGGGCCGCCGGGCACCTGTTGCTGGTGCCCGAGGTCTACTATCAACGCCAGCCCTTGTGGCTTGCCTTGTCGCGACGCGTCCACCCCTGGCTGGGGTTGATGAGCGTGCTGTTTGCACTCGCGACCGTGCTGAGCCTGTTCTTTGGTTTCTGGTGGTGGACGATCACCTTCCTGGTATGGACCTATGCCTACATGAGCATGGCAGCCAGCCATCGTGCCTGCCATCTGTTCGCCGATCAGGAACCCGAGTGGCCGCCGGCCTGGAACACATGATGATGAAACGTATCGCGCTGACGATTGCGGCGGTGCTGGCGGTAGTTGGTGCCGGGCTGTTGGCTTATGCCTCGATGCTGGCACCGTTCACGGATCAGCAGGAGTTCTACCGCCGTTACCTGCAATTGCAGACCGGCCAGAATGCCGAGTTTCATGGCCTGCTGCGTGAATTCCTGAGCGCCAAATACGAGCTTGTCGACTACGGGTGGACGCTGATCGTGCTGGCCGGTGTGGCGTGGCTGGTGGCGCGTTTCGGCAGCGGTGGCATCAAGTCGCCGCCCGTGCGTCGCAGCCTGGTGCGCCTTGCTTACCTGGCGGCGTTTGCGGTGTTCTTCGCGCTGGAGTTCACCGTTTTCCAGAACTACGACCGGGGCTATTACCCGCGCTGGGCCGATTCCATTGCCCCCTTGCTGGTGGGCGGCGTGCTGGTATTGCTGGTGATGCTCGGCTGGACCTTTGCCCACTTGCGCCTGCTGCCCCGCGACTATCCGGCATCGAAGCCTTTGCAACTTGCGGTGTCGGGCAAGGTCAATCCCTGGCTGATGTTGTTGTCACTGGCCGCAATTGGTCTGGCAGTGGCCGCTGCTTCGCAAGGCGCGTGGCCGTTCCTGATCGCCGGGCTGCTGTGGGCATATGTGTACGTATCGATTGCCGCCTCGCGCCGCGCAGTACAGCTTGGGCGCACGGCGGTGGTGCCGCACTGAACGCTTGACTGAGTAGGTCCGTTGTTCGGATCTGCTGTGTAATCCGCTTTCAGACCTATTCAACTTTTCCTATTCACGCGTAGTCCCGATCCATCCACGACCCTCCCATGCCCATCGCCTTTTGTCCGGACGCCCGCGCCGAGCGCATCGCCGTGCTCTACCAATCGATCTCGCCGCCCACCATCGGCGGCTTGCGCAAAGCGCCAAAACCGGGCGGTTATGCCGACAGCGGGGCAGACATTGCATATGCGCTGAAGCGCGCCGGTTATCAGGTCGTCACGCCCAAGGCCCAGCCCGACCCGGCGATGGATCTCGACTGGGTCTTTCCTGACGACGTGGCAGGCATCGTCGCGGCCCGTGCGGCGGGCGCCACGCTGCTGTGGGCCAATACCGTGCTGTTCGAGGGGCACCCGCTGGGTGCGGTCATGGGCAAGATGTGGATAGTCGGCCAGCCGCCCAAGGTCATGCATCGCATCGACGACAAGTTTGCGACCAACCTGCAATTGCGTGTGCACAGCTTGCCGGTGGCGGTATCGATTCTTGCGGCGCTGAGCGCCTCGCCCGGCGTGCAGGCGCTGGACAAGCTGGACGCGCAACGCCTGGCCACCCTGGGCCTGTTCTTCCCGATGATCGTCAAACCCGTGCGCGGGCGCGGCAGTCAGGGCGTAACCCGCGTCGACAGTTCAGCCGCGTTGCACGAGGCGGCCCAAGCGCTGCTGGAGGGTGCCGAATTCGGCGATCAACTGATCATCGAACAGTACCTGCCCGGCGAAGAACTCACCGTCACCGTGTTCCCGGCGCAAGGCGCACAGGGCGGCCGGGCCTTGCCGCCCGTGCGACGCTTCAACCATCAGGACGGCGTTGCGCCCTACAACGGCACGGTGGCCGTGGCGCACAACAGCGCGGCACTCAGCGCCGAGGCGCAACAGTCGCCTGCGGTGATGGTCGTGCTGGACGCGTGTGTGGATGCCGCGCGGGTGGTCGGGGCCCTGGCCCCGATTCGCATTGATTGCCGGCAAGACAGCCAGGGCTCTTATCGCCTGTTCGATCTGAACGCCAAACCGTACATGACAGGTGCTGGTCGCCCGGGGCGTGACGACCAGGACAGCCTGTCTGCGATTGCCGCGCGGGCGATGGGCTGGGACTACGCGGCGCTGCTGGGCGCAATGGCCAGCGGCGCGTGGCGGGTGGTGTCTTGAACGCTTAACCCGCCGCGACGGTCATGAGCTGTCGCGGCCACTCCGCTTGTCCCCACCCGCCGCCCCAGCCTGTGCGGCCGGGAAACCTGCCTTGCGATTCCCGAACATGCGCTTGAGCCCCAGCCAGTGCTGGCTGATCAAGCCACGTCCGTAGTCACGGCTGCCGTTTTCGGGCGTCTGATCATGAATGCCCGTGGGGCCGTAGTTGCCGTCATAACGCGCGGTGCCGAACAGCATGTCCCAGATCGGGAACAGCACCGCGAAGTTGTAGCCGCCCTTGAAGCCCGGTGCCGACGCGTCGTATTCGATCGAATGGTGTTTGCGGTGGAACTTCGGTCCCACCAGCAAGCGCTGCCCGATGCTGCCGAAGCTCATGCGGATGTTGGCGTGCGAGAACGATTCCACCAGCTGCGTGATGATCACGATGGCAATGAACTGACCCGGCGGAATCCCGATCAGCTGTGAAATCAGCACGATCAGCACGTCGCGGATGATGTCGTCCAGCAGGTGGTTGCGGTTGTCGCTCCACATGGTCATCTGCTGCTGGCTGTGGTGGACGGCATGCAGCTCCCACATCCATACGAAACGGTGCTGGGCCCGGTGGTAGAAGTAGTCGAACAGGTCGAACACCAGCAGATACATCAGCAGGCTGACCCATGCCAAGTCGGTCACACCGGGCCACAGGTGATCAAGCTGCCAGCCGGTCCAGCCCATGACGTGCAACTGGCCGAACACCATGTCCCACAAGGGGTCGATGGTCAGGAACAGCGCCACGCGGAAAACACCCAGACGGTGGAACAAGGTGTAGGCCACGTCTTGCCAGATGGCACGCCGGTCAGTCACGGCTTCGACCGGACGCCAGCGTTCCAGTGGCCCGATCAAGGCCAGCAGGATCAGGATCTGGATGACCCCGGCGATCAGCCACAGGGTGGCGTCGTAGCTGTCTTCGATCAGGTTGCTCAGACCCAGGTGGAACAGCGCAGGCTGCACCAGGGTTTCGAACAGCCATTCCTGAAGGGTCGAGATAAGGTTGCTGAAGAAGTCCATCGCTTGCAGATAAATTTACGGATGGCTGGCAAGCCAATCGCGATAGTCAGGATGTTGGGCCAGCGTGGCAAAGCAGAAACCTTTCTTCTGCAGCCCCACGATCAGCGGTTCCAGCACTGCCGGTGCCCAGGGGTCTTTGCGTGACCAGATGCCCAGGTGCATCAACAGAATGTCGTTCTTGCGGATCGCCGACAGCGAGCGTTCCAGCAGCTTGGCGTTGGGGTACTTCTCGCTGGGCAGTTCGTCACCCAGGAAGCCCGCATCGGTCCAGCCCACATGCGCGAACCCGCAGGCAGCAGCTGCTTTCAGCAGCGCGGGCGAGGTCTTGCCACCCGGCGCCCGGAACAAGGGCAACATGGTCTTGCCGGTCATTTCGCGGAAACGCGTGGCGGGCCTGCGAAGCTCTTCGCAGTACTGGGCTGTTGTCCATTCCGAACGCTTGCCGGTGTCTGGGCCGGCGCTGGGGCGCACACGGAATTTGCCGTCGGGCAGGTCGCCCTGCCAATACACGTGGTCGTAGGTGTGCGACGCAAAGGCATGGCCTTCGGCGGCGCGCGCTTTCCACCAGGGGGCCCAGACGTTGTCCAGGCTGCCGCCTTCGGTTTGCGTGCGTTCGTTGGCCAGGAAGAAGGTGGCGTGTACGCCGTGGCGCTTGAGGACGTCGGCAATCAGGTTGGCAACACCCATATGGCCGGTATCGATCGTCAGATACAGTGGCTTGTCACACGCCGGCGGTGCGGCGGGCGCAGCCGCTGCCAGGCCGCCTGCCAACGCCGCGCACAGCACGCTGGCACCCGCCAGCGTGGCCCGCAGTGCGCTGGTGTGCAGCACTTTGGGGTGCAGAAACTTAAAGCGTTGGCGCATGGTTCAAGGTCCACACGCCGTGCGGCGACTTGCCGACCGGGTAACGCTTGATGCTCTTGTCGGCCAGATTGATGACCGACAGCTTGCCCGCCCAGCGTGAGGTCACCAGCAAGGTCTTGCCGTCAGCCAGCACGTCCATGCAGTCCGGGCCGCCCGGTACCGGGAAGGTGTCCACGACCTTCAGCGCCTGCATGTCGATGCGGCTGATGGAATTCGCCGTGCGGTTGCTGACGAACAAGTGCTTGCCGTCGCCCTGACCCCGGAAGGCGTGGGCACCGGCAGCAGTCTTGATGCGGGTGATCAGCTTGGCCGGCGACACCGTGATGTCATAGGCTTCAACGTAGCTGTCGCCCGTCAGGGCCAGCAGCAGCACCTTGTCGTCAGGCGTGACCAGGATGTCGGCAGGGGTCTTGCCAACCGGAATCGTCCACTTCGGGGTCTGCGTGGCCAGGTCGATGGCCATCACCTGATCGCTGTCCTGCAGCGAGATGTAGGTGGTTTTGCTCTTGCTGTCGATGGCGATGTGGCTGGGCGTCTTGGGGGCCGGCACGCGCTTGACCAGCTTCAGGTCGAATCCGACCGCAGCGGGCGTCCACTGGTAAATGTCGATATGGTCGAGCCGGTTGGCAGCGGTCACGAACCATTTCATGTCCGGCGAGAAGCGCAGGTGGTACGGGTCTGAAATACCCGTGATGGTGCGCTGGATGTCACCGGTATTCGGGTCCATCAGCGTGATGCTGTCAGACAGCGCATTGGCCACCAGCAGCGATTTGCGGTCTGGCGACAGATAGATGTGATGCGGCTCTTTGCCCGTCGGTACGCGCTTGATTTCGGCGTAGGTGACCGGGTCCAGAATGCTGACGTTCGCATCGAGCGAGTTCAGCACGAAAACCGGGGGAGCAGCCAAGGCGGCGGCGCTGCAGACGAGGCTGGCAGCAAGCGCGGCAATGCGCGCAAAGGACGTAAATTTCAAGATCGATTCCAGGCAGGAAAAGCAGAACGTGCGGGTGCGCTGATTTTGGCACGCGCGGTCGCCTGCGACGAATCAAGAAACATGCGAAAACCTGACAGCCGGGCCTGCCGTTGCACCCAGGACACAGGGTATCTGACGCGGCCTGATTTTTTCCTGAACTTTCCGTTCAGCTCCGGCTGCGCAGGTACGGCACCAGGCCGACAAACAGCAGAAATGCCGAGGTAAAGAATAACCAACCGTAACCGGCGGCATCGGACAGCCCATAGTCCTGCGCTGCGCGAATGATCCAGCCAAAACCGGCTGAAATCAGCGCCGAGCCCAGGAACACAAAGGTGTTCAGCACACCAAGCCCGCGTCCGCGCACTTCCGGGCTGATCAGTTCCTTGCCTTGAGACATCACCAGCGGGTGGATGTTGGCGACCGAGAACAGCAGCGCAATCACAAAGATGCTCAGGCCCAGATTGGCGGCCGGCACGATGGCGTGGAAAGTGCCGCCCACCACGCCCGCAATCAACCAGCTGACCGCCACGTGTTTGGGTCGCCAGCGTTTGACCAGTGGTGCCAGTGAAAACGCCGCAATCAGGCCAAGCACGCTGACCACCGACATGGCCTGGCCACGCGCCACTGGGTCAAGTTCGTAGACCGCTGCCAGGTAAGGGCCGCCCCAGGCGTTGCGGAACGCACTGCCCGCCGCCATGGTGAAACACACGGGCACCAGCGGCCAGATGCCGGGCTGACGGAACAAGGTCACACACGACCATAGCGTGGTGCCCAAGGGCTGGCGCGGTGGCGGGGTGACCGGTCGGTCGTCCACCCAACGGTAGAGCGACAGCGCTGCGGCAAGCGCCAGCAGTGCCGACAGGCCCACCGAAATCCGCCAGCCAATGACCTCAGTCGCCCAGCCCAGCGGTGTGGCCGCCAGCAATGCGCCCACGCTGCCCACTGCACCGACCATTGAAATGACCTGCACATAACGATGGTCATGCAGATGCCGGGCCGCGTAATAGATCAGGCCCATGTACAAGGGCGCACAGGCGAATCCCAGGCCGGACTGCGCAATCATCGAGAAAGCAGGGTGGGGCGCTGCGGCAAACAGCAGGGCGCTGAAGATGCCGACGATCATCAGGATCATCGAGGGTCGTCCGACCCCGTAGCGATCGAACGCGATGCCCACCGGAATCTGCGCGACCGCAAAGCTCAGGAAGAACACCGAGGACAGCCAGCCGAAGCCGCTTGGACCGAGGTCCAGATCGCGACTGAGTTCTGGCGCGATCACGGCAATATAGCTGCGGAAAAACTGACTTAGCGTATAGGCCCCGGTGAGTGCCACCAGGGCCTTGGTAGTCGGAGTCATGCTCAGCCGATGAGTATCACCGCGACGATCAGTACGCCGATGACGAGGTTGACGGCGACCCAGCGCCGGATGGTGGCAAGCGCGGCACCACCGGCTGCCCAGTCCTTGGCGGCCACGGCCCGCGACATGCGCTTGTACAGCGCAAAGCGGATGTGGCCGAAGATCAGGATCATGAAGATGCCGAGCGTGGCCATGATGGTCCAGGACAGCGGCATGGCAAATTGTCCGCCGCTTTGCACCGTCTGTTTGGCGATGCGGCCCATCATCCAGCCGCCGCTGACCAGACTGAGCAGCGCGACGATGCCGACGATGTTGAAGAAGCGGCCCAGCACATCATGCATCAGGGCAAGTCGGACCGGCGGGGCATCGAGCTTGGCCACCGCCGGCCGCAAACAGAAATGGGCGAAGAACATGCCGCCGATCCAGATCACGATGGACAGCACATGGACGAACTTCAGAAGCTGGTAAAGCATGGCGATTGCCTGCTGGGCGGGAAAAACGATTATAGGCAGGGGTAGGTGAACGAATCATCCATTCACACCCCCTCTGACGATGATTTGTTGCGTGGATCAGGATTTGCGGCCGAGCGGCCCGCCCAAGGCGGCGCGCGCCTGCATGATGGCGACCAATCGCTTGTCGCGTTCACCTTCCAAAGCCGTGACGCTTTGCCCAGCTGCGACCTGATTCATTTCCTTGACCAGCTTGGCGCGCAGTTCCGGTGTCAGTTCCGGGGTGCGAAGGTCGCGCCATTGCGCCTCGAAAGCAGGCCCCAGGTGACCGATGAAGTTGTCGTAGCCGCCCGCGCCACCCGCCAGATGGAAAGAGAAGTGCGGGCCGGCTACCGCCCAGCGCAGGCCAAGCCCGTGGGTCAGCATGGCGTCCACGTCTTCCAGGCTGGCCAGGCCACTGTCGACCGCATCGATGGCTTCACGCCACAGGGCCGCTTGCAGGCGGTTGCCCAGGTGGCCCACCACTTCCTTGTGCAGACGCAGCGGCACACGGCCAAGCGACTGATAGAACGCAAATGCCTGTTCGGCTGCGGCATCGGAAGTGGCCTCGCCACGCACGATTTCCACGACCGGCATCAGGTGCGGCGGGTTGAACGGGTGGCCGACCAGCACACGGTCGGCAAAGGGCAGGCTCTCTTGCAGCAATGAGGGCGCGATGGACGACGTGGACGAGGCCAGGATCGCATCCGGTGCCAGATGCTTGCCGATCAGCGCGTACAGATCCCGCTTGAGCTCAAGCTTTTCCGGCGCGTTTTCCTGCACGAAACGGGCCCCGGTGATGGCCTCGGCCAAGTCTGTCGTGACCGTGACGGTGCCAGGGGTGGCAGCCAGTTGACCAAGCGCCTGCAAGGCTTCATGGGCGCGCGCCACATAAGGCAGCAGGGTATCGGCGACATCGGGGCGCACGTCCCAGACCCGCACCGGATGGCCGTAGCCGGAAAACAGCGCCGCCCAGCTCATGCCGATCAGGCCCGCGCCGATCACGGCAATCGGGGTCTCGGCAACAGTGGGGGTATTAGCGGGGGACATCGACTTATCTCCGAATGATAGGATTTGCGGGATGCTTTCTGCTACCGACCCGCCGCCTGCCGACCCCGCACCAGCTTTGGGCTGGTCGCTGCGGCGTCGGTTTGCCATCACGCCGCGCAGCTTCATGCAGGCCTATGCAATCCACGGGGTGATTTCCGGGGCGATTGCGATCTGCTTCGGGCTGATGCAGCTGTGGGTGATCGTGGCGTTCTGCATGTTGCAGGTCGGGGTGGTCAGCGCGTGCTACGTGCATTTTGCGCTACATGCCTTCGACGGCGAATCGATCCGCATGGCGGACGACGGCAATCTTGAAGTCGAGGTGGTGCGTGGGCGCGATATTTCGTTCCATCAGTTCAACCCGGCCTGGACGCGGGTGGAACGTGGCGGCAAGGACAGCGCCCGACTTTACCTGTGCAGCGGAAACCAGCGGGTGGAAGTTGGACATTTCCTGACCCCCGTCCGCCGGCATGCGCTTGAGCGGGAATTGCGCCGGGCGCTGCGGCAGTTTCGTTGATGGCTTGGCAACTGGACGCATGACTGGTCGCCTCATTAGGCGCAAGCTTGGAATCCACGGACGCAGAAAATTGCCTCAACGCAGCCAGCCCAGCACGGCATCGGCCACGATGCACGGTTGCTCGCGCTGCGGAAAATGTCCTGCCCGTGGCACCACCACCCGTTGGTAGGGGCCGCTGAAGAACGCTTCCTTGCCTGCTGAGGTTGCAGCCGGATTGCAGGTGTCGCCGTCGCCATGCAACACCAGGGTCGGCACGCTGATGATGCTGCGTGCGGCCAAGGCTTCATCCATGACTTGGTACGCAGGATCTGAAGGCGCAAGCCCCCAGCGATGACGGTAGTAGTGGATCACCACCTCGGCCCAGTCTGGATTGTCGAAGGCGGCTGCAGTGCGTTCGAAGGTGTCGTCGTCGAACTGCCAGTCGGGTGACCAGGTCTGCCAGATGAAACGGGTGAACCCGCGTCGGTCGTCGCGCAGGGCCTGCGCGCCGCGCTCGGTGGCCAGGTACCAGTGATACCAGAAGTTGCGCGCCTGATCGATGCCCAGCGGCTGATTGAAGTTACCGCCCGTCCAGCCGAACGACATGGCCACGCAGCGCTGCACCCGGTCTGGGGCGACCAGCGCGAGGTTGTAAGCAATGCGTCCGCCCCAGTCGTGTCCAACCACCGAGAAGCGCGACAGCTGCAAGCCGCTGGCGAAATCCAGAATGTCGGTGACCAGCGCGCTCATCTGCCCGCTGCGCGGCGTGTCGGTATTAAGAAATGTCGTATCGCCACAGCCGCGCAAGGCAGGCACGATGACCCGTTTGCCCTCGGCCAGCAGTTGCTGTCGCAGGTGGTCCCAGGTGTGTGGGTCATCAGGCCAACCATGCAGCAACAATACTGGCGGCGCATCCTTTGGGCCGTCGTCGGTATAGGCAATGCGTAGCTTGTCAGTGTCGAGGTGGGGCATGGCGTACTCCGAGAACGGGCAGCAGAGCGGAACAGGAAGTACAGGCGAAAAAGCAGCCAGGCGGGCGCGACGATAAGTGCTCAGAATCCGCCGCATGAAGCACATCGTCCAGCGTGCCCGATGCAGACGCTGAACGGGTCGATGCTAGTGCCACTTCCTGGCTTGTTGCGGTAAAGCGCGGGAAAACCATGTGTAACGTGTCTGGGCGATGCCCCGCACTACACTGCCTTGCCCCCCACACCACACAACATCCCGCGCAGCACCCATGTCCAGCTTTATCAAGCAAGAACGTCTTCTTCTGGTGGCGACTGTCGCGGCCGCCCTGGGCTATGGCTTCGAGCACGCCTTTCTGTCGCAGGGCCGGGTGGTGGCCCTGGTGGTGTCGCTGCTGCTGATTGCCGCCATCTTGCTGGCTTCGATGCGTGTTGCCCATCATGCCGAACTGCTGGCTGAAAAAGTTGGCGACCCATACGGCACCATGATCCTGACCTTGTCGGCGGTATTGGTCGAAGTGGTGGTGCTGGCGATCATGATGACGCACGAGCCATCGCCCACCCTGGTGCGCGACACGATCTACGCCGCCGTGATGCTCGACATCAACGGCATTCTGGGCCTGGCCGCGATCATCGGCGGGCTCAAACATGGCGAGCAACCGTACAACGATGATTCCGCGCGTACTTACAGCGTGATGATCCTGACTGCCATGGGCATCTCCATGGTGGTGCCGGAATTCATTCCCGAGGCCTCGTGGCACGCGTATTCGGCCTTCACGATTGGCGCGATGGTGGTCTTGTACGCAGTGTTCCTGCGCATGCAGACCACCGATCACAGCTACTTCTTCAGCTACAACTACCCCGAGAAGAAACGCAAGGAAGGCGCTGTCGACCATGCGCCTGTCAGCTTGTCCGGGTCGATTGGCGTGATGATCGGCGGCGTGGTGGTGGTGGGTGCGCTGGCGGAACTGATGTCCAAGTCACTTAGCCTGGGCTTGCAGGGCAGTGGCGCACCGCCCATGTTGATTGCGTTGGTCGTGGCAAGCATTTCGGCTGGCCCGGAGATATTGACCGCCTTGCGTGCCGCGCTGGCCAACCGCATGCAGTCGGTGGTGAACATTGCCATGGGTGCGTCGCTGTCCACGGTGATTCTGACGGTGCCGGTGATGGAAGCGATTGCGCTGTATTCCGGCGAACCCTTCCAGATGGCGATGACACCGGTACAGACCGTGATGGTGTTCATCACGCTGATTGTGGCCGCCATCAATCTGAACGACGGTGAGACCAACGCCATCGAGGGCATGACGCACTTTGTACTGTTTGCCACCTTCCTGATGTTGATGGCGCTTGGGCTTTGATTTTCCTTTTACACGCTGGTGAGAACGCATGAACGCTGACGGATTTTTCGAATGGCTGGGCAGCACCCTTGGGTCGGTGATCCGAACCATCGTTGACGCATTGCGGGCGGTGTTCGGTGGGCTGGGCGGCGCGATCCGCGATTTTTCCGATGGCATGGCGCGCGCCATCGGCATGGCACCGTCGACCTTCAATTTTGCGGTGCTGCTGATTGGTTTGTTGTTGCTGTACGCCGCGATTCGCGCCTTCATGAGCCGCTCGGTGATCGGCGG contains these protein-coding regions:
- a CDS encoding CopD family protein → MLYQLLKFVHVLSIVIWIGGMFFAHFCLRPAVAKLDAPPVRLALMHDVLGRFFNIVGIVALLSLVSGGWMMGRIAKQTVQSGGQFAMPLSWTIMATLGIFMILIFGHIRFALYKRMSRAVAAKDWAAGGAALATIRRWVAVNLVIGVLIVAVILIG
- a CDS encoding 3-hydroxyacyl-CoA dehydrogenase NAD-binding domain-containing protein — translated: MSPANTPTVAETPIAVIGAGLIGMSWAALFSGYGHPVRVWDVRPDVADTLLPYVARAHEALQALGQLAATPGTVTVTTDLAEAITGARFVQENAPEKLELKRDLYALIGKHLAPDAILASSTSSIAPSLLQESLPFADRVLVGHPFNPPHLMPVVEIVRGEATSDAAAEQAFAFYQSLGRVPLRLHKEVVGHLGNRLQAALWREAIDAVDSGLASLEDVDAMLTHGLGLRWAVAGPHFSFHLAGGAGGYDNFIGHLGPAFEAQWRDLRTPELTPELRAKLVKEMNQVAAGQSVTALEGERDKRLVAIMQARAALGGPLGRKS
- a CDS encoding DUF2244 domain-containing protein, which encodes MLSATDPPPADPAPALGWSLRRRFAITPRSFMQAYAIHGVISGAIAICFGLMQLWVIVAFCMLQVGVVSACYVHFALHAFDGESIRMADDGNLEVEVVRGRDISFHQFNPAWTRVERGGKDSARLYLCSGNQRVEVGHFLTPVRRHALERELRRALRQFR
- a CDS encoding alpha/beta fold hydrolase; amino-acid sequence: MPHLDTDKLRIAYTDDGPKDAPPVLLLHGWPDDPHTWDHLRQQLLAEGKRVIVPALRGCGDTTFLNTDTPRSGQMSALVTDILDFASGLQLSRFSVVGHDWGGRIAYNLALVAPDRVQRCVAMSFGWTGGNFNQPLGIDQARNFWYHWYLATERGAQALRDDRRGFTRFIWQTWSPDWQFDDDTFERTAAAFDNPDWAEVVIHYYRHRWGLAPSDPAYQVMDEALAARSIISVPTLVLHGDGDTCNPAATSAGKEAFFSGPYQRVVVPRAGHFPQREQPCIVADAVLGWLR
- a CDS encoding calcium:proton antiporter, with protein sequence MSSFIKQERLLLVATVAAALGYGFEHAFLSQGRVVALVVSLLLIAAILLASMRVAHHAELLAEKVGDPYGTMILTLSAVLVEVVVLAIMMTHEPSPTLVRDTIYAAVMLDINGILGLAAIIGGLKHGEQPYNDDSARTYSVMILTAMGISMVVPEFIPEASWHAYSAFTIGAMVVLYAVFLRMQTTDHSYFFSYNYPEKKRKEGAVDHAPVSLSGSIGVMIGGVVVVGALAELMSKSLSLGLQGSGAPPMLIALVVASISAGPEILTALRAALANRMQSVVNIAMGASLSTVILTVPVMEAIALYSGEPFQMAMTPVQTVMVFITLIVAAINLNDGETNAIEGMTHFVLFATFLMLMALGL